A single region of the Anaerostipes rhamnosivorans genome encodes:
- the ispF gene encoding 2-C-methyl-D-erythritol 2,4-cyclodiphosphate synthase, protein MRVGMGYDVHKLVEGRPLILGGVHVPYEKGLLGHSDADVLLHAISDALLGAAALGDIGKHFPDTDPKYKGADSIGLLKEVRRLVEEECYLIENVDATVIAQRPKLAPYIEEMAENIAEALGIGRKQVNVKATTEEHLGFTGEGLGISANAVCMLTPVDNFIYEDVLRPGGQTGCQGCPGCQKGE, encoded by the coding sequence ATGAGAGTGGGAATGGGATATGATGTGCATAAATTGGTAGAAGGGCGCCCTTTGATCTTAGGAGGCGTGCATGTCCCATACGAGAAAGGGCTTCTGGGACACTCTGACGCAGATGTGCTTTTGCATGCCATCAGTGATGCTCTGCTCGGAGCCGCGGCACTTGGAGACATCGGAAAGCATTTTCCGGACACGGATCCAAAGTACAAGGGTGCTGACAGTATCGGGCTGTTAAAGGAAGTCAGGAGACTGGTGGAGGAAGAGTGTTATCTCATTGAAAACGTAGACGCTACTGTCATTGCGCAGAGGCCTAAGCTGGCGCCTTATATTGAGGAGATGGCAGAGAATATCGCAGAAGCTCTGGGTATCGGAAGGAAGCAGGTGAATGTAAAGGCGACCACAGAAGAACATCTGGGATTTACAGGCGAAGGACTCGGCATCAGTGCCAATGCGGTGTGTATGCTGACACCGGTGGACAATTTTATCTATGAAGATGTTTTGAGGCCGGGAGGACAGACAGGGTGCCAGGGATGCCCGGGCTGTCAGAAAGGGGAATAG
- a CDS encoding GNAT family N-acetyltransferase produces the protein MELVYDDKSRRELICQMYQDIFHDPQAFADYYFDLVYPKNKVLLAWDGDSLVGMIHLNPYRMKISDREFNAHYIVAVATKQEVRRKGVMRKMLYKTLNDMAENGEPFTYLMPADRAYYEPFDFVFVSDWTETEITGEEGKYPGELEFFREEDTKAVLEFLNQQMQSYDIYTVMDAAYLRQAAAEAKSQDGRLMVWKEQKKVCGLFAYGREEDAVYVRLGFAEEEERFLEMLRAAFPGQKIQVSAGCLRHGRKVPKIMFRITCLEALCRCLKGRRDQEFVLTVRDPVIEKNNGTFLFSTSKEGTKIRRTEKKAEGELSIGEFSKAVFGYEGEEILKAYPCLQELVPMDAVYITEEV, from the coding sequence ATGGAGCTTGTTTATGATGACAAAAGCCGCAGGGAACTGATATGTCAGATGTATCAGGACATTTTCCATGACCCCCAGGCGTTTGCAGATTACTATTTTGATCTGGTTTATCCCAAAAACAAGGTGCTCCTGGCATGGGACGGAGATTCTCTTGTGGGTATGATCCATCTGAATCCTTACCGGATGAAGATTTCAGACCGGGAGTTTAACGCACATTACATTGTGGCGGTTGCCACAAAACAGGAAGTGCGCAGAAAAGGCGTTATGAGGAAGATGCTTTATAAGACACTCAATGATATGGCGGAGAATGGGGAACCGTTCACATATTTGATGCCTGCGGACAGGGCTTATTACGAACCGTTTGATTTTGTGTTTGTTTCAGACTGGACGGAGACAGAGATTACCGGAGAGGAAGGGAAATACCCCGGAGAGTTGGAATTCTTCCGGGAGGAGGATACCAAAGCGGTTCTTGAGTTCTTAAATCAGCAGATGCAGTCATATGATATTTATACGGTTATGGATGCGGCATATTTACGTCAGGCAGCCGCGGAAGCAAAGAGCCAGGACGGACGTCTGATGGTATGGAAGGAACAGAAAAAGGTCTGCGGTCTGTTTGCGTACGGCAGAGAGGAAGATGCCGTCTATGTACGGCTGGGTTTTGCCGAAGAGGAAGAGCGGTTTCTTGAAATGTTAAGGGCTGCCTTTCCCGGACAGAAGATCCAAGTATCTGCAGGATGCCTGAGACATGGCAGAAAGGTACCGAAGATCATGTTCCGTATCACCTGTCTGGAAGCTCTGTGCCGCTGCCTAAAGGGCAGAAGAGACCAGGAATTTGTATTGACAGTCAGAGATCCGGTCATCGAAAAAAATAACGGCACTTTTTTATTTTCCACTTCAAAGGAAGGGACCAAGATCAGAAGGACAGAGAAGAAGGCCGAGGGAGAGCTGTCAATCGGTGAATTTTCAAAAGCGGTATTCGGATACGAAGGAGAAGAAATCCTGAAAGCGTATCCGTGTTTACAGGAACTGGTACCAATGGACGCTGTATATATCACTGAGGAGGTATGA
- a CDS encoding MBL fold metallo-hydrolase RNA specificity domain-containing protein: MKLMFIGADHEVTGSCHYVEACEKRFLVDYGMEQGKNVYENAELPVNPADLDFVLLTHAHIDHSGLLPLLYANGFRGNIITTKATKDLCDIMLRDSAHIQEFEAEWKNRKARRSGKPEEPPLYTMDDAVGVMEQFLGCQYNEKLEVSRGISVRFTDIGHLLGSSSIEVWLTESGVQKKLVFSGDIGNNNQPLIKDPHYTESADYVVMESTYGDRYHGKHPDYVGELADLIQKTFDRGGNVVIPSFAVGRTQELLYYIRQIKEEHRVKNHGDFPVYVDSPLAVEATNVFQENIHDTFDEDAMALINQGINPLTFSNLKLSITSIDSKAINFDEDRKVIISASGMCEAGRIRHHLKHNLWKPENTIVFVGYQAYGTLGRALVEGASEVRLFGETIKVEADVVRLEGMSGHADKQGLSVWASAFKEKPEKYFIVHGEDETCDIFAEYLEHEYGMKAEAPYSGDTFDLETGEWLLRVAPKKVPEARKGTKRANAVYARLLAAGERLLSVIRRSEGGANKDLAKFADQINALCDKWER, from the coding sequence ATGAAGTTAATGTTTATCGGTGCAGACCATGAAGTAACGGGTAGCTGCCATTATGTGGAGGCATGTGAGAAACGGTTTCTGGTTGACTACGGGATGGAACAGGGAAAAAATGTATATGAGAATGCAGAACTTCCTGTCAATCCGGCGGATCTTGATTTTGTGCTGCTGACCCATGCACATATTGACCACTCAGGACTGCTTCCTCTGCTTTATGCCAACGGTTTCAGAGGGAATATCATTACCACAAAAGCCACCAAAGATCTCTGTGATATCATGCTGCGTGACAGTGCCCACATCCAGGAGTTTGAGGCCGAATGGAAAAACCGGAAGGCAAGAAGGTCCGGAAAACCGGAAGAACCGCCGCTCTATACGATGGATGACGCAGTGGGCGTCATGGAACAGTTTCTGGGCTGCCAGTACAATGAAAAGCTTGAGGTGAGCCGGGGTATCAGCGTCCGGTTTACGGATATCGGCCACCTGCTCGGATCATCCAGCATTGAGGTATGGCTGACAGAATCAGGGGTACAGAAAAAACTCGTTTTTTCAGGAGACATCGGAAATAATAATCAGCCGCTGATCAAGGATCCTCACTATACGGAAAGTGCAGATTATGTTGTGATGGAATCCACATACGGAGACCGTTACCACGGGAAGCACCCGGATTATGTGGGAGAGCTGGCAGATCTGATACAGAAGACCTTTGACAGAGGCGGCAATGTGGTCATCCCTTCGTTTGCGGTAGGAAGGACCCAGGAACTTCTCTATTATATCCGTCAGATCAAGGAGGAGCACAGGGTAAAGAATCACGGAGATTTTCCTGTGTATGTGGACAGTCCCCTGGCAGTGGAAGCCACCAATGTGTTCCAGGAAAATATCCACGACACATTTGATGAGGATGCCATGGCACTGATCAACCAGGGCATTAATCCTCTGACCTTTTCAAACTTAAAACTATCCATCACAAGTATTGATTCCAAGGCTATTAACTTTGACGAAGACCGGAAAGTGATCATCTCAGCTTCCGGAATGTGTGAGGCAGGACGGATCCGTCACCATTTAAAGCATAATCTATGGAAGCCTGAAAATACAATTGTATTTGTGGGCTATCAGGCTTATGGGACATTAGGGCGCGCTCTGGTTGAAGGGGCAAGTGAAGTCCGTCTGTTCGGAGAAACGATCAAAGTCGAAGCCGACGTGGTGCGCCTGGAAGGTATGAGCGGCCATGCGGACAAACAAGGGCTTTCCGTCTGGGCATCGGCATTTAAAGAAAAGCCGGAGAAATATTTTATCGTCCACGGAGAGGATGAGACCTGTGATATTTTTGCGGAATATCTGGAGCATGAGTATGGGATGAAAGCAGAAGCTCCATACAGCGGAGATACTTTTGACTTGGAGACAGGAGAATGGCTCCTTCGTGTCGCACCGAAGAAGGTGCCAGAGGCCAGAAAAGGGACCAAGAGGGCTAACGCTGTGTATGCCAGGCTTTTGGCGGCAGGTGAGCGCCTGCTGTCTGTGATTCGAAGGAGTGAGGGCGGGGCCAATAAAGACCTGGCCAAATTTGCGGATCAGATCAATGCGCTCTGCGACAAGTGGGAACGCTGA
- a CDS encoding heavy-metal-associated domain-containing protein, whose product MKVLKSDEMMCDHCVDRIKIGLMDAGIEAEVELNEKSIILPEDDDALIEKAKEVLGDLGYFAQEM is encoded by the coding sequence ATGAAAGTTTTAAAATCCGACGAGATGATGTGCGACCATTGTGTGGACCGGATCAAAATCGGTCTGATGGACGCAGGGATTGAGGCGGAAGTAGAACTGAACGAAAAAAGCATTATTCTGCCTGAGGATGATGACGCTTTGATAGAAAAGGCAAAAGAAGTTTTAGGCGATCTGGGGTATTTTGCACAGGAGATGTAA
- a CDS encoding pseudouridine synthase, which yields MKEERRSESSAVRINKYLSQAGLCSRRQADFYIEQGKVTVDGILAEPGTKVMEGQEVCFEGKPVHMDRQVVYLAYHKPKGIVCTSSKEEKNNIIDAVGYPVRIYPVGRLDKDSQGLILLTNDGDAANEIMKARNYHEKEYEVTVNKRITNEFIQGMRNGVPLADLNTVTRKCSVKKEGPDSFRIILTQGLNRQIRRMCEYFGYRVTKLRRVRVMNIRLGGLKEGSFRKLTPEEIKKLKEELTCER from the coding sequence ATGAAGGAAGAAAGACGGAGTGAATCCTCCGCCGTGAGGATCAATAAGTATTTAAGCCAGGCAGGCCTTTGTTCCAGAAGGCAGGCTGATTTTTATATAGAACAGGGAAAAGTGACAGTGGATGGAATACTGGCTGAGCCGGGGACTAAGGTCATGGAAGGACAGGAAGTCTGCTTTGAGGGAAAACCGGTACATATGGACCGCCAGGTTGTATATCTGGCCTATCATAAGCCCAAAGGTATTGTGTGTACATCCAGCAAAGAGGAAAAAAACAATATTATCGATGCTGTCGGTTACCCAGTAAGGATTTATCCTGTGGGCCGTCTGGACAAGGACTCCCAGGGACTGATCCTTTTGACTAATGACGGTGACGCGGCCAATGAGATCATGAAAGCCCGGAATTATCACGAAAAAGAATATGAGGTGACCGTCAACAAACGGATTACCAACGAGTTTATACAGGGGATGAGAAACGGGGTGCCTCTTGCGGATCTCAACACGGTCACGAGAAAATGCAGTGTGAAAAAAGAAGGACCGGACAGCTTCCGTATTATCCTGACCCAGGGTTTAAACCGCCAGATCCGCCGAATGTGTGAATATTTTGGCTACAGGGTTACCAAACTAAGAAGAGTCCGGGTTATGAATATCAGGCTTGGTGGTTTAAAAGAAGGATCCTTCCGGAAGCTTACGCCGGAGGAAATAAAAAAGTTAAAAGAGGAACTGACCTGTGAAAGATAA
- the ligA gene encoding NAD-dependent DNA ligase LigA: MKDKFDRMKELIQILSEASKAYYQENKEIMSNFEYDKLYDELLELEKETDTVLADSPSVHVGYELLTSLEKEAHTSPMLSLDKTKEVGELAEWLGDQKGLLSWKLDGLTIVLTYQDGVLSKAVTRGNGEVGEVVTNNARVFVNLPKKIAYKGNLVIRGEAVIHYSDFKRMNEELEDLDSRYKNPRNLCSGSVRQLNNEVTAKRNVRFYGFSVADVPDVDFHNSVEEKFIWAKGLGFDMVDYVTVTSDTVASEVESFSKKIESNDQPSDGLVLIYDDIAYGRSLGTTAKFPRDSIAFKWADEIAETTLEEIEWSPSRTGLINPVAIFDPVELEGSTVSRASLHNISVMEELELGVGDQISVYKANMIIPQLAQNHTRSGNAAIPDTCPACGGKTEIEEENGIRTLVCPNQFCSAKKIKLFSHFVSRDAMNVDGLSEASLHKLMEKGLLTELYDLYTLKEHKEEIVEMEGFGEKSFSNLVDAIEQSKKATLPKFLYGLGIANVGLSNAKLICRHFGDDLDAIRTAQAEDFTVIDGIGPIIGESVSQYFLLENNRQTVDGLLEYVEIQKQEEPDTEKKLEGKTFVITGSLNHYENRKQLQEQIEALGGKATGSVTKKTDYLINNDRNSSSSKNKKARELEIPILTEEEFMDMIK, from the coding sequence GTGAAAGATAAGTTTGACCGAATGAAAGAACTGATCCAGATCCTGAGTGAGGCGTCGAAAGCCTACTATCAGGAAAATAAAGAGATCATGAGTAATTTTGAATATGACAAGCTCTACGATGAGCTTTTGGAGCTGGAGAAAGAAACAGATACGGTGCTGGCGGACAGTCCCTCTGTCCATGTAGGATATGAGCTTTTGACGTCCCTGGAAAAGGAGGCCCACACATCTCCAATGCTTTCCCTGGATAAGACAAAGGAAGTGGGAGAACTGGCAGAATGGCTGGGAGATCAAAAGGGGCTGCTTTCGTGGAAGCTGGATGGGCTTACAATCGTTCTCACCTACCAGGATGGAGTCCTGTCAAAGGCCGTTACCCGGGGAAACGGGGAAGTCGGCGAGGTGGTGACCAACAATGCCAGGGTATTTGTGAATCTGCCGAAAAAGATTGCCTACAAAGGAAATCTGGTGATACGCGGTGAGGCAGTGATCCACTATTCTGACTTTAAAAGAATGAATGAAGAATTGGAAGATCTGGACAGTAGATATAAGAATCCAAGGAATCTATGCAGCGGTTCTGTAAGACAGCTGAATAATGAGGTGACAGCTAAGCGGAATGTCCGTTTTTATGGTTTTTCCGTAGCTGATGTTCCAGATGTGGATTTCCATAATTCTGTGGAAGAAAAGTTTATCTGGGCAAAGGGCCTTGGTTTTGACATGGTGGATTATGTGACTGTCACATCGGATACAGTGGCTTCTGAGGTAGAGTCTTTCTCTAAGAAGATCGAGAGCAATGACCAGCCGTCAGACGGACTTGTGCTGATCTATGATGATATTGCTTACGGCAGAAGCCTGGGAACCACTGCTAAATTTCCAAGGGATTCCATTGCCTTTAAATGGGCCGACGAAATCGCGGAGACCACATTGGAGGAGATCGAATGGAGTCCTTCCAGAACAGGGCTTATCAATCCGGTGGCCATCTTTGATCCTGTGGAACTGGAGGGTTCCACGGTCAGCCGTGCCAGCCTCCACAATATCAGTGTCATGGAGGAATTGGAACTGGGAGTCGGAGACCAGATTTCAGTCTACAAGGCTAATATGATCATCCCACAGCTGGCCCAAAACCATACCAGAAGCGGCAACGCCGCTATCCCCGATACCTGTCCTGCGTGCGGCGGGAAGACAGAGATTGAGGAAGAGAACGGCATCCGGACACTAGTCTGTCCCAATCAATTCTGTAGTGCCAAAAAGATCAAGCTTTTTTCGCATTTTGTGTCGAGAGACGCGATGAACGTGGACGGGTTGTCTGAAGCTTCTTTGCACAAGCTGATGGAAAAGGGGCTTTTAACAGAGCTTTATGATTTGTACACACTGAAAGAACACAAAGAAGAGATCGTGGAGATGGAAGGATTCGGAGAGAAGTCATTTTCCAACCTTGTGGATGCCATAGAACAGTCCAAGAAAGCCACTCTTCCCAAGTTTCTTTATGGGCTTGGGATTGCCAACGTGGGTCTTTCCAACGCAAAACTTATCTGCAGGCATTTTGGGGATGACCTGGATGCCATCCGGACTGCGCAGGCGGAAGATTTTACGGTGATCGACGGCATCGGACCGATCATCGGTGAGTCCGTGAGCCAGTATTTCCTTCTGGAAAATAACAGACAGACTGTGGACGGCCTGCTTGAGTATGTGGAGATCCAGAAGCAGGAGGAGCCGGACACGGAGAAAAAATTGGAAGGTAAGACCTTTGTGATCACCGGGTCCCTGAATCATTATGAAAACCGGAAGCAGCTGCAGGAGCAGATCGAAGCACTCGGAGGAAAAGCCACAGGTTCTGTGACAAAAAAGACGGACTATCTGATCAACAATGACAGGAATTCTTCGTCATCAAAAAATAAAAAGGCCAGGGAGCTGGAAATACCGATTTTAACGGAAGAGGAATTTATGGACATGATAAAATAA
- a CDS encoding ComEC/Rec2 family competence protein: MKRRIISWMLAAVMIVTSAAAAFMGNEKQAEAASAFKVHFIEVGTGDGAMLQYGSGKSAKYALIDAGPQTTQLLGGKTVNVGQRVHNYLKKYKIRRLEFVIMTHPHKDHIGGFISILKDRSISVGTVYATQQPVYNHYSGDDDFYSTKTYHTVNQLIKKREIPVVVPRMKSSIYLGKAKLTFYSPGRGNFKYGREVDYNSRQINKFSLVCRITYGRNSFLMAGDTQQETEYNMINKKLNLKSQVLKVPHHGYEDVRNKDAKGRFSSNHKKFFDKVKPAISIISNGYRNKDKVPSGLITRELSKSNIYTTGDNGNIIVASNGSKLSVSTSRNKNEPAKASTYISSKKSSLLLKKMSVKSNGKKKLDIVSVDSKDIYNVKEKKPLKISIKAKPQSFTRIKSIQYKLVKKGKSSTRYRWKTGRTVKVKKGFKGSLYIKYNTISGSTMVKTKGFVIKKKK; the protein is encoded by the coding sequence ATGAAACGAAGAATTATTTCATGGATGCTGGCAGCAGTGATGATCGTCACGTCCGCGGCAGCAGCGTTTATGGGAAATGAAAAACAGGCAGAAGCTGCATCTGCATTTAAAGTGCATTTCATTGAGGTTGGCACCGGAGACGGTGCCATGCTTCAGTATGGCTCAGGAAAGAGTGCAAAATACGCATTGATCGATGCAGGACCTCAAACTACACAGCTTCTGGGCGGCAAAACGGTCAATGTAGGCCAGAGAGTACATAACTATTTAAAAAAGTATAAGATCCGAAGGCTGGAATTTGTTATCATGACACATCCTCACAAGGACCATATCGGAGGATTTATTTCCATACTGAAAGATCGGTCAATCTCTGTAGGAACAGTGTATGCCACACAGCAGCCAGTTTATAATCATTATTCGGGAGATGATGATTTTTATAGTACAAAAACGTACCATACTGTCAATCAACTGATTAAAAAGCGGGAGATACCGGTGGTCGTCCCACGGATGAAGTCCTCAATTTATCTAGGCAAAGCAAAGCTGACATTTTATTCACCTGGACGGGGCAATTTTAAGTATGGACGAGAAGTTGATTATAATTCCCGGCAGATTAACAAATTTTCACTGGTGTGCAGAATTACTTACGGAAGGAATTCGTTTCTTATGGCAGGGGATACCCAGCAGGAAACTGAATACAACATGATAAATAAGAAACTGAATCTCAAATCCCAGGTGCTGAAGGTTCCACATCACGGATATGAGGATGTACGTAACAAGGATGCAAAAGGCAGATTTTCGTCCAACCATAAAAAGTTTTTTGACAAGGTGAAGCCTGCAATATCAATTATAAGCAATGGGTATAGAAATAAAGACAAAGTGCCCTCTGGTCTGATTACTAGGGAACTTTCCAAGTCTAATATTTATACTACAGGCGATAACGGTAATATTATCGTGGCTTCCAACGGAAGTAAGTTGAGTGTCAGTACTTCAAGAAATAAAAATGAGCCTGCCAAAGCCAGTACCTATATTTCATCTAAAAAGTCTTCTCTTCTTCTGAAAAAGATGTCGGTGAAGTCCAATGGAAAGAAAAAGCTGGATATCGTTTCCGTTGATTCTAAAGATATATATAATGTCAAAGAAAAAAAGCCGCTGAAAATCTCAATCAAGGCAAAACCGCAGTCTTTTACGAGAATTAAGAGTATTCAGTATAAACTGGTGAAAAAGGGAAAGAGCAGTACCAGGTACCGCTGGAAGACCGGTAGGACTGTCAAGGTAAAGAAAGGATTTAAAGGCAGCCTTTATATCAAGTACAATACAATCTCCGGAAGTACAATGGTTAAAACAAAGGGATTTGTGATAAAAAAGAAGAAATAA
- the metA gene encoding homoserine O-acetyltransferase MetA, translating to MPIRIDTDLPARAILEEENVFVMDIDRAVTQDIRPLRIAILNLMPNKLDTELHLLRSLSNTPLQIDITFLKTASYEPTHVPESHMEKFYVYFDDVRDKKFDGMIITGAPVELKEFEDVDYWEEVAEIMEWTKKNVTSTLHICWAAQAGLYYHYGVKKNVLDQKISGVYRHHPLHKKTLLVRGFDDYFFVPHSRNTGVDGEAIRQCKELTVVAESEETGPYLILNEDGSQIFVTGHPEYDVMSLHQEYVRDINRGLNPEIPKNYYLDDDPKKGPVKSWRCHANAMYYNWLNYYVYQATPYDL from the coding sequence ATGCCGATAAGAATTGATACGGACCTGCCGGCAAGGGCTATCCTGGAAGAAGAGAATGTGTTTGTAATGGATATAGACCGAGCAGTGACACAGGATATCCGGCCTCTGAGGATAGCAATCTTAAATCTGATGCCAAATAAACTGGATACAGAGCTGCATCTGCTCAGGAGTCTTTCTAATACTCCATTGCAGATCGATATTACTTTTTTAAAGACGGCATCCTATGAACCAACGCATGTACCGGAATCCCACATGGAAAAATTTTATGTATATTTTGATGATGTGAGAGATAAAAAATTTGACGGGATGATCATAACGGGGGCTCCTGTGGAACTGAAAGAATTTGAGGATGTTGATTATTGGGAAGAAGTTGCGGAGATCATGGAGTGGACGAAAAAGAATGTTACGTCCACCTTACATATCTGCTGGGCCGCTCAGGCAGGATTGTATTATCATTATGGAGTGAAAAAAAATGTGCTGGATCAAAAGATCTCGGGTGTATACCGCCATCATCCCCTTCATAAAAAAACTCTGCTGGTGAGAGGATTTGATGACTACTTTTTTGTTCCCCATTCCAGAAACACTGGTGTGGACGGAGAGGCAATCAGACAGTGTAAAGAATTAACTGTAGTGGCTGAATCAGAGGAAACCGGACCATATCTGATCTTAAACGAGGACGGAAGCCAGATCTTTGTCACAGGGCATCCTGAATATGATGTGATGTCGCTGCACCAGGAGTATGTAAGGGATATCAATCGGGGACTTAATCCTGAGATTCCAAAGAATTATTATCTGGATGACGATCCGAAAAAAGGACCGGTGAAATCTTGGAGATGCCATGCCAATGCTATGTATTATAATTGGCTGAATTATTACGTTTATCAGGCGACCCCTTACGATTTGTAG
- a CDS encoding helix-turn-helix domain-containing protein: MKKNNKTIHNLRGIFMISYNPLFRTMKEKNISSYKLLKRGFSRSTYYAIKHGKGITTNTIDQLCKLLQCEVPDIIEYIEIN; the protein is encoded by the coding sequence ATGAAAAAGAATAATAAGACTATTCACAATCTAAGAGGTATATTCATGATCAGCTATAACCCATTATTTCGTACCATGAAAGAAAAAAATATAAGTTCTTATAAACTCTTAAAACGCGGGTTTTCGCGTTCGACCTATTATGCCATAAAACACGGGAAAGGTATCACGACAAATACAATTGACCAATTGTGTAAGCTTCTTCAATGTGAAGTACCAGATATCATAGAATATATAGAAATCAATTAA
- a CDS encoding helix-turn-helix domain-containing protein translates to MQQGNSISTNTIDQLCRLLECPVSDILEYKDEKE, encoded by the coding sequence ATACAACAGGGAAACAGCATTAGTACAAACACAATTGACCAGCTTTGTAGATTATTAGAGTGCCCTGTCTCTGACATTCTTGAATATAAAGATGAAAAAGAATAA
- a CDS encoding 2-hydroxyacid dehydrogenase — protein sequence MKEIRILCVYDGYITEEVMSKMKELEEFGARITMVSDDEMKDVGDVTNRMLLLEQKGLEAAPTYKTLLENCPDKEILVVHCTSINKEVLEACPKLKAAVVLRGGIENVDINELTKRKIPLINTSWRSADAVSDAAVGMMIAENKNIARSHHYMKEGRWVKSYVNQKYIHNMNKCTVGLIGYGAIGSRVAKKLKGFDSDILVYDPFVSREMIEKDGVKVVDLDQLLEASDFVSMHLRLSDQTKKIMGKREFAKMKKTAYFINTARAGLVDTSALVEVLKDREIGGAAIDVFDQEPLPTDHPYLELENITLTSHLAGTASDTPVVSVEIGVEKLKDFLTGMTEENDR from the coding sequence ATGAAAGAGATAAGAATATTATGCGTCTATGATGGATACATCACAGAAGAGGTTATGAGTAAAATGAAAGAATTGGAGGAGTTCGGTGCTCGTATTACCATGGTCAGTGATGATGAAATGAAAGACGTGGGAGATGTAACCAATCGAATGTTGTTGCTGGAACAAAAAGGGTTAGAGGCGGCTCCGACCTACAAAACTCTGCTGGAGAATTGTCCTGATAAGGAGATTCTTGTTGTTCATTGTACCTCGATCAACAAAGAGGTCTTGGAGGCTTGTCCAAAACTGAAAGCAGCAGTTGTGCTTCGCGGAGGCATTGAAAATGTGGATATCAATGAGCTTACAAAGCGTAAAATTCCGCTGATCAATACATCCTGGAGAAGTGCGGATGCCGTTTCTGATGCAGCTGTAGGCATGATGATAGCCGAAAATAAGAACATAGCAAGGAGCCATCACTATATGAAAGAAGGGAGATGGGTAAAATCATATGTGAATCAAAAATACATCCATAATATGAACAAATGTACGGTTGGGCTGATAGGCTATGGTGCGATCGGATCCAGGGTGGCGAAAAAACTAAAAGGATTTGATAGTGACATCTTGGTCTATGATCCTTTTGTCAGCAGGGAGATGATAGAAAAAGACGGTGTGAAAGTGGTGGATCTAGACCAGTTGTTAGAAGCGTCCGATTTTGTATCAATGCATCTGAGGTTATCAGACCAAACAAAAAAAATCATGGGAAAACGAGAATTTGCCAAGATGAAGAAAACGGCCTATTTTATCAATACAGCCCGGGCCGGGCTTGTGGATACCAGTGCACTTGTGGAAGTTTTAAAAGATCGTGAGATCGGGGGTGCAGCCATTGATGTATTTGATCAAGAACCGCTTCCCACAGATCATCCATATTTAGAGCTTGAAAATATAACACTGACCTCGCACCTTGCCGGAACGGCCAGTGACACTCCGGTTGTAAGCGTAGAAATTGGTGTTGAGAAGCTGAAAGACTTCCTTACAGGGATGACAGAGGAAAATGATAGATAA